The region CGGGCTCGCCGTCTCCGATCCAACGCGGTCACCAGCCTGCGCAACACGGTACGCAAAGCCTTGGATTTGAGTAGCGAAGCGCCTGTCATTGAGAAGGAGGGCGGATTCTACCGACTTCAGGACGGGTTGTTCGACGTCGATGTGCATCGGTTTTGGAAGTTGCGCAAGGAAGCCTCCAAGGAAGAGGATGGCGCGAGCACTCGGGCACTCAAGGAGGCCATAGGGCTCTACAAGTCGGATCTCCTTTCGGACAGCGACGAGGAGTGGCTGGGAAGATACCGGCGCCGCCTGCAAATGGAGTTCTCCGACACCTGCACGAGGCTTATCAAGGGAACCAAGGATGCAGAGGAAAAGGTTTCTCTGATCGATCTTGCCCTGCACGTCGACCCGATGAACGAGGTGCTCCACCGGGAGAAGATGATCCAGTACTCGCAAATGGGACGGAAAGAGATGGTGCACCGCTCCTTCCGAGAAATGAAGGAAATCCTGTCCCACTTCGGAGCCCGGCCTGACGCGATCTCCCAGGATCTCTTCAGGGACCTCACCGGCTGAGGGACCTTGCGAGGCGGCCCGCCCACGCCCGAAAACGGGGCGGGCCTGTGACTCCGCCTGTGACTCCGCTTGTGACTGGGCCCCACCATGGGCCTGTGACTCCGCCCGTGACCTGGCCCATTAGAGCGGCCCACCCTGTTGGCGTTATCAGTGCAGGTCAAAGCCGCCCTGGGTGGGCCCTTCGCTATCCAGACACATACCCAAGTGGGTAGTTCCTCTTCACGTAGGGCGGGCGGCGCCCCCTCCTCCGCGCCCCGACCGGCCGGGCGGTCACCCCTCCTCTCCTGCCGACCTGCTTCCCCCTCCCCCATCCCCATCCCTACTGACAGCACCACTCTCCATCACCACAAAAACAACAGCAGGACACATTTATGACCGCTTTCATGATCATCCATCATTGATCAGATCATGGAAATGGTGATCATCCAGAAAAATCGCGAACGTGAAATTTACTCCCTCACGCGCGCGTGGTTCCTTCCTCTGGCATGCGGGCGGGAAAGATTCTCGCGAGAAATCTCGCGCCGCGGGTTGACAACCCCGCTGAACCCAAGGTGCTATTGGCGTGCCACCAGGGCGGAACACGGCCCCCGGGGCGGGCGGGAAAAGTTTTCCGCAGCACGAGTTGACAAACCCGCGCCACCCAAGGTCACCTAGGGTCCGCCCCGGAGAACGGAACCGTTTCCCGGGGGTGCGGAAAAAGGTTCACGGGGCGAGTTGACAAACCCGAGATACCCAAGCGAACCTCGGACCGCAGAAAACGGAACGACGGAATGGAAAGGGGGAAATTCCCGTGAATACATGCGCACACCGCGCAGAAGAACAGAGTGGCGACCGGGCGCCCCCGGTCGAGTGATGCGGCCGGCCGGAAGACGGTCATCTTCCGACCGGCCCCACCTACAACGACCGCGCCCGCCGCAAGGTGTGGAGCCCGATGACGGGCGCGGTTCCCACACAACCAACGAAGTGGAGTGTGCTGTGAGCACGAGTATGCCTTACAAGACAGGGATCACCGTCACCCCCGCCAACATCGACAAGCTGCACGACCAGGGAACCGCCGGTTGCCTGGTCTGGGACGAGGCGACCTCCTGGGTCCACGCGGTCAGCGGCGACAAGGCCCCGGCCCCCTCTCACATGATCATCACGGGCCGCAGCGGGCTGAAGCACCTGGCCCGGGACCTCAAGGAGCAGGGACGACCGGCCACCGATGAGGAACTCGCCCGGGACCTGACCGACATCGCCAACGACCAGCTCACCGACTGGCCCGGCATCCGCGCGATGAACCTCCAGGTGCAGGGGCTGCGCGAGGCGCTGATCGGAGCCCGGGTCTATCTGGATGCCGCCCCGACCTTCGAGATCGAGGCCGGGGGACTGCCGCGGATGACGGACTACTACCGGCGCACCCACACCGGCATCACCGCGTGCGTCACGGTCACCTTCGGCTACCTGGAGGCGACCCGGATCACCGTGTGCGCCCCGGGCGAGGTCCCCCGGCCGGTCGCGGACCTGACGGTCAGCGCCGCGGGCACCTTCAAGGCCCACAAGGTCCACCGGCTGATCGCCGCCGCGGTCGACGGCGCCCTGGACCTGGACCTGTAGCCACCTACCGCGTCACCGGGGCCGCCCCTTGCGAGGGGCGGGGGCGGCCCCCTTCTTCCCGAACCACTGCCGAGCCTGTGTTCGGCATGCCCGAAAAGGAACCGCATTCTCGTGATCGATCTGAACCTGACCCGTCTCCTGGCCGCCGAGGTCACGTCTGAGGACCTGCTCGCCCTGGCCGGAACGGGCCCTGGCGCCGTGATCGTCCCCGATGCCGACAGCAGCGGGTACGCCGTCGCCCGCGCCGAGCACCTGGACTGGAACCGGCGCCGGATCTTCATCTACGGGTACGGCGACCTGTGCCTGGACCTGGCCCTGCGCCACCGCGACCTGACCGGGGCCGCCGCCGCACTGACCCGGACGGCACGCGCCGACCTCCCGGGCTGGGTCGACCGCACCCGGTGGGCGACCTCCCTGGTGTGGCGGGTGCGCGAGGACCTGCACCGGCACGGCCTGCACCTCAACGCCCGGCCCCAGTTCAGCACCACCGAGGACGGCGGGCTGCGCACCGACGACACCTTCACCTGGCGCGAGGACCGCAGGGTCGCCGTCACCCTGTGCACCGTCCAGCGCCAATCGCACAGCCTCCTGGCGGTCCTGGACCTGTACTGCGCAGGCCGCCACGTGACCGGCTGGTCCGAGCGCATCACCCGCACCAGCGGCGTGCCCCGGTTCGCCGGTCTGGCCGGGGAGCGGGCCCGTCTGCACCTGGACCTGCGCGACTGACCGCCCACCAGGGCCGCCCTTGCGAGGGGCGGGGCGGCCCCACCACCCGACCCGTTACCCGCGCCGTGCCCGGTGTTCGGCGCGCCCACAGAAAGGGACATTCCGTGTACGACGAGGAACCCGACGTGACGATCTCCGACTGGTTCACCCACGCCCGCATCACCTCGGGGATGCTGCGCGCCCTGGACAGGATCGGACCCGGCGGCGTGATCATCGCCGACCTGTTCCGGCAGGACTACCGGGTCACCCACGCCCAGACCCTGGCCCCGGACCAGAACCGCACCCACTTCATCGTGTACGGCCACCACGACCTGACCTGGGACCTGCGCGCGTTCCGCTGGGACTACGGGGAGCGGGCCTGGGAGGAGTTGGTCGCGGCGGTGGACTGCACCGCCATCGACTGCATGGACGACCAGCTCGACAACATCGCCGCCACCGGCTATGTCGTCACCCGCATGCGCCATCACCTGCGCCGCTACGACCTCGACCTGACCGCCGTCCCGCACTACCGGGACAAGCGCCTGCGCCCCGGCGGCCCGACCGCCACACGGCGGACGGTCACCGACCGGTACGCCTACCGGGCCGCACCCAGCATCACGGTCACGGTCACCAGCCCGGTGGACGAGACGACCGGAGCGCTCTCCCTGATCAGGATCACCGACCGGGGACGGCACGTGAGTGGGTGGCCCGCTCGGATGCGCAACCAGTTCACCGCCGCGCACCACGCCCACCGGGTGAGCGAGGCGATCCAGGCCTACCTGCGCCGCACCCGCACCTGACACCCCCGGGGCCGCCCCGCACAGGGGCGGGACGGCCCCGACACCCGGCACCCCCGTAGCGCCGAGTCTCGGCTCGGCATGCCCGAAAGGACGCATCCCATGGCTTTCACCCCGCCCTATGACAGGTTCTCCGACGCGGAGATCACGGTGGACCTGCTCGACGACCTAGCTGCCCGGGGACCGGGAGGGTTGATCAGGGTCGCCTACCGCGAGGCCGACTATGCGGTGACCCACTCCCGGCACGAGGACTGGCGGCGCCCCACCGTGGTCGTCTACGGCCACGGCGACCTCGTCTCGGACCTGGTCCACTACCGCGGGGACCTGGAGGAGATCGCCGCCGCGCTCACCGACCACGCCCGCGACGAGACGACCCGGTGGATCGGCCAGAACCTGCACACCTGCCGCCTGCACAAAAAGCTCCGACAGCACCTCAACACGCTCGGCTGGTACATGGACCGGCGCCCCCGGTACAAGACCGGCGAGGACGAGACCCGCTACGTCACCGACCTCCTCACCTGGCGCAACGACCGAAGGTTCACCCTCGCCCTGCGCAGCGCCCGGCGCCGCCCTGAGGACCTCGACGTGACCGTGGACCTGCACTACCAGGACCGGCACCTGACCACCTGGACCGAAACGCTCACCTACGACACCCCAGATCCCCGGTTCACCCGGCTTCTGAAGGACCAGGCCCGTTCGGCCCCGGACACCCGCGCCTGACCCCCGGGGCCGCCCCGCGAGGGGCGGGGCGGCCCCGGGCGACCAACCCGAACCCGCAGAAAGGAACACGTTCACCATGACCACCACCGCTGCTCCGCACCGGTCTGCCGAGCACACCCGCGCCCTGATCCTGGCCGCCCTCACCCACACCTCCGGCCCCGTCACGGTCTCCGCGCTGGCGGAGGAGACCGGGCTGGGCACCTCCACCCTGTCCAAGCACCTCAACACGCTGGGGAAGGAGAAGAAGGCGGTGCGCACCCAGGGCGGGCGCGAGGGGAACAAGCGGCTGCCCGACACCTGGCACGCCGCCCCCGCACCGGCGCCCGCCTCCCCGCAGGAGACCGCCAAGTCCGCCCCGGCCACCTCGTCCCCGGAGGACCCGGCCCCCTCCCAGACGAAAGCGGAGAAGGACAGTCCCGCTCCGGGTAACGGCGACCTGCCCCGCAAGGCGGCGACCGCCGAACCCGCCACCTCGGAGGCGGTGTTCATCGAGGTCGGCGCGCCCAACCCGGTCAGCGGGTCTCCCCGGCTCGCACCCGGAGAACTCAAGGTGATGGTCAAGGCCCTCCTGGACACCTCCCCCGAGGAGGAGTTCACCGCCACCGAGATCAGCCACCTCCTGGGCGGGCGGTCCATCGGCGCGATCCAGAACAACCTCGCCCGCCTGGCCAAGGAGGGGCGCGCGGCGCAGACCGGCGACAAGCCCCGTCGCTACCGCTCGGCCAAGACCGGCAGCTGACCCGCCACCCCGGGGGTGCGGGCCCGAACCAGCCCGCACCCCCATCTCGCTAATACCCCTGGGAGGTATGAGAAGTGTTCATCATGAACCCCTACTGGGACCCCTGCCCCGGATGGGGAACCGCCCTGTTCCTGGCCGGAGCGTGCGTCCTGGTCACCCTCGCCGGAACGGTGGCGCGCACCGCCCGGCTCCTGGACCGCTACTACGTGCAAGGTGACTGGCCCGGCATGGTCCACCACTCCGAGCGCGGACCCGGCACCCTGTGCGGCCACTGCGGACACCACCTGACCGCCCACGACCGCACCACCGGCCGCTGCTGCCACGGCCTGCCCCTGGACCGGCTCGCCGCCATCATCGCCCTCCCGATGCCGCTGATCCTGCGCAGCCTCGTGCAGCAGGCGGGCTGCCCCTGCCGGATCGAACACCGGCGCACCTGACCTCTACCGACGACCGGGTGAAGCCCCGGGACCCGCACCAGCCTCGTGCTGGTGCGGGTCCCGGGGCTTCAGCTTTCTTTCCCGCGAGGTGTCGCATCCCCACCCCTGGCCGACTTCCTCAAGGGCGTCACAACAAAGAAGGAGGAGGGACCCTTTGGGAGAGAAGCCGACCTCGTGGCCCGACACCCCGGGCAGGCCGCCGCTGGCGGTGTGGTCCTGCGGCACCCATGACCACGACACCGAGCAGCGCCTCGTTCCTACCCGGTTGGCCGACCGGTTGGTGGTCGAGTACACCCGCTCCGGACAGGCGGTCGCGGACCTGACCGGCACGCTGACCGTCGCCAGCGCGGCCCTTCAGATTGGGCGCGCCGCCACACCCACCACGACCGGCAACAACGAAGAACCGGGCGAGGAGAGCTCGGAGAAGGTGGGATGGGCCGACCTCGCTGTCCTGCACGTACCCGCCCCCTCCGAACGGGTCCGGCCCGAAGGAGCGTCGGTACGGGCGCGGTTGCTGTTCGCCGCGACCGTGACCCGCCCCGGCGGAATCGTCGCCGTGATCACCGGCCTGGACCACACCCGGACCGGGGCCCTGATCGACCCGGCCCCGGCGGTGGTACGCGCCGCTGCCTGCGCGAACCTGGTCTACCTCCAGCACGTCATCGCGCTGACCGCGCCGATCTGCCAGGGCGGGCTCGGGACCACCGTCCCCGTCCGTGGCCAGGACGACGACTCCGGTTTGGGCTGGTGGGAGAACGACCCCGAGGTGGAGGAGGTGGGGTTGCCGCCGTCGGTGGCCGAGGCCGCGGTGACCGTCACCTCGCCCGCGCACCTGAACATCAGCGTGTTCCGGCTGCGCAGGTCGGCGCACCGCCCCGACGCCGGCCGCTCCGGGGAGGTGGCGGCCTGATGCACCACGAGAACAACGAGGGTTCCGTCTCATCCTCGGCTCCGCGCGTGTCCACGTCGGGAAGGTCGGTGTGGGAGACCGGCCAACAGCAGGCCGCCCGCCAAAGGGGCAACCGGTACTCGCGCCTATCCCTGGAGCACCCCGCGCGCATGCTTCCGGCCATCGCCGCACACGCCATCGCCACCTACACCCGTCCCGGTGATGTGGTGCTGGACCCTATGTGCGGGATAGGCACCACCCTGGTCGAAGCCGCCCACCAGGACCGCCGGGCGGTCGGGATCGAGCTGGAGCCCAAGTGGGCGTCCATCGCCCGGCTGAACCTGGAGACCGCCGCAGTGCAGGGCGCGACCGGGTCAGGCGAGGTGCACACCGGCGACGCCGCCGAGATCGCCGCACGCCTGGCCAAGACCGCGCTCGCAGGGCGGGTGCGGCTGGTAATCACCTCCCCGCCGTACGGGTCGATGACCCACGGCCAGGTCCGTTCCCGTCGCGACGGCGCGGACACGGTGGAGAAGACCGCCTACACCTACTCCCGGGACCGCGACCGGCGCGCCGCCAACCTCGCCTACCAACGGCCGCAAGCGCTCGCGGACTCGTTCGCCCGGATCATGGCGGCCTGCCGGGACCTGCTCGCGCCCGATGGGGTCGTGGTGGTGACCACTCGCCCCTTCCGCAAGGACGGGAAGCTCATCGACTTCCCCGGACAGATCACCCAAGCGTGCCAGGAGGCGGGGCTGGTGCAGATCGACCGGTGCGCCGCCCTGCTGTGCGCGGTCCGCGACGGCGAGGTGGTGGGACGGACCTCGTTCTTCCAGCTTGTCGAGGTGCGCAGGCTCCGCAAGGGCGGAGTACCGGTGCACGTGGTCCAGCACGAGGACGCCTTGGTGTTCACCAACCCGAGCACGCAGAAGAACAAGGAGCGGGAGGTGCGTGCCGCGTGAACACCCCGGACCCCGACCAGACCTCCGAGCCCGAGACGGGAAAGACCAGCATGCCGTTCACCGACACCGCCGGACCCGCGTTGCGTTCCCGGATCATCGCCGACCTGCGAGCCTTGGCGGACTTCCTGGCTGAGAACCCGGACCTGCCTGTCAGCCAGTACACGACGCTGGACATCACCTATTTCCCGCACACCACCACCGACACCGACGCCTTCGCCGAGGTCGCCCACGTGGGGGCCCTGTTGAAGCGGATCCCGGCGTGGGAGGGCGACCACTACATGGTCGAACACCAGCACGGGGCGGCCCGGTACCGGGCGGTCGCCATCCCTGAGCGGGTCAGGGCCGCCCACCGGGCCTGGGCCACGTACACCGGGCACGTCCGACCCGACTGATACCGGCCGGGTAGGGCGGTCGGGGCCGTGTGGGGCGCTGTGGTGCCCCACACGGCCCCACGCCCCCGGACAGGGCCCACGGGGGCCGTCCGGGGGTGTTCAGGGCCGCAGCGGCCGCACAGGCCCGCAAGCGGCATCGGGCCCGGTATCGGCCCAGGTGGGGAGGTGGAGGAGACATCCGTTGGGATTTTTCGATGATCCGCTTGCAATGCTCGCCGAGGTCGAGCGTGGATACGTGGTGCCCCGCGATCGGCGGGGCCGCGCACCGTGTGCGACCAGGGAAAACGAGGTCGGGAACGAGGTGGATGAGGTGAACAGAACCGTGCCAGTGCTGGCCGAGGTCGGTGCCCTGCCCGTGTGGGTCACGCCTGCACACGCGGGGCGGTTGCTCGGGATGAGCCGCACCACCGTCTACCGCCACCTCAACCACGGGACCTTCCCGGTCCCGGTCTACAAGGTGGGCCGCCACTGGCGGATCCCCACCGCTGGTCTCCTTGTTTTCCTCGGCCTGTCCACAACCTGTGGATGCGGTGCGCGCACCACTACCCCGGAGGAGAACGAGGACCGGTGAGCACCGTACGCGAAGGCTCCACCTTCAAACGCTGCACCTGCCGCCACCCCGACACCCACACACCCGTCGGGGCGCGCTGCCCCAAGCTGCGGCGCCGCAACGGCACCTGGAGCTCCACCCACGGCCGGTGGGGCTACCAGATCGAACTCCCTCCCACCGCCGACGGCAAACGCCGCCAGGCCCGCAAGGTCGGCCTGGCATCCCAGGAGGATGCTCTGACGGAGCTCGCCCACATCAAGATCCTGCTCGAAACCGCCCACGGCGACGAACCCGAAACGCTGGTGCGGGTCGCCGACCTCATCCAGACCGCCCTGCGCGCCCGCACACCCCTACCGAACGTTGAGGAAGTGAGGCGGCGGATCAACCTCGGTGTGGACGTGCGCACCACCGTCCCCACGGTGGCGGAGTGGTTGACCGAGTGGTTGAAGGGCAAGCCCGGGCTGGCCGAGGGCACCCGTTCCTCCTATGCCGGGCACCTGCGTAACCACCTCATCCCCCACCTGGGGCAGTTGGCGTTGAACAAGCTCCAGGCCCGCCACGTCGAGGCCATGTTCGCCACGATCGAGGAGAACAACGAGCACGTCCTGGAATGCCGCGAATCCTCCGACCCGCAGGTGCGCGCCCAGGTCAAAGGAAAAAGGGTCACCTCGCTGTCCACCAAGCACCGCATCCGCGCCACCTTGCGCAGCGCCCTGTCGGATGCGGTCCGCTCACCCGAACTGCCCATCACGGTGAACGTCGCCTCCCACGCCCGACTCCCGTCTTGCCCGAGGAAAAAGCCCCTGGTGTGGACCACCGACCGGGTGACGAAGTGGCATAAGGACGGCACCGTCCCCGGTGAGGTCATGGTCTGGACGCCTGACCAAACCACCGCGTTTCTCACCCACGCCCGCAAATACCCCTGGCTCTACGCCCTGTTCCACCTCATCGCCATCAAAGGGCTCCGACGCGGCGAAGCGGTCGGGCTCCCCTGGCGGAACGTGCGACTCACCGATGGACAGGTCGATATCACCACCCAAATCGTGCAGGTGGGGTGGAAGACCATCACGAGTACCCCGAAAAGCGATGCGGGTTCTCGCACCATCACCTTGGATGCCACGACCGTGCGGGTGTTGAAGCGGTGGCGCCGCCACCAGTTGGAGACCAAACTCGCCGCCGGAAAGGACTGGGTGAACAGCGGTTTGGTGTTCACCCGCGAGAACGGCGAGGGGTGGCATCCGGCGGAGGTCACCGACTGGTTCAACCGCATCGGCAGGGCGGCGGACCTGCCCCCGATCGGGTTGCACGGGCTGCGCCACGGAGCCGCCTCCACCGCCCTGGCCGCCGGCGTCGACGTCAAGGTGGTCTCCGCCGAACTCGGCCACGCCACCACCCACTTCACCCAGGACACGTACCAGACCGTGTTCCCCGACGTCGCCAAAGCCGCCGCCGAAGCCACCGCCGCGATGTTCACCGCCAACCGTGCCCCTGCAACACGCTGACGCACCACAACACGCCAGGGCCCTGCACCGTTGCAGGGCCCTTCGGCGTCCGCACCAACAGGGAAAACGCCCGGGGGGCGAACAGCGGCCACGCCGGGGGCGACCCGCCCGCTGGGTTGTGTCAGAGGGCTCAACGCCACAGCAGCACGCTTGTTGAACGGCGGGAGAACGTCACCAACTGCCACAGCATCTGTCACCAGTTTTCCGAGGGGCTGGAGGAACCCGAACGAACCCCAGCTCGGCAGCACCTGAACAGGCAGGACTGCCGAGCTGCAGGGCGTACAGGGGCAGTCAGTAGTAGGCGCCCACAGCCGTCAGGTACAGGGCACAGACGGTTCCGGCGGCACTCGCACCGACCAGAAGAGCACTGGCGGGGCGAGTGCCGCCCCGCCAGGCAATGAAGGCTCCGGCGCAGCCAATGTGCACGGCCACGGACAGGGCCAAGAGCAGCGCAAGCAACTGGAGTACGGACATCAGGGTGCCTTTCTCAGGTGGAGAGGTCCGCCGGTAGGGCGGGTCGTGAGAAAAACTGCCTGTCCGGTGCCGTGTCCTGCAGCTGTCTGCCGTGAAATCAGATCAATCCTCGTCACATGGCTGCTGACAGCCGTAGACTGATCGTGTCCGGTGGGCCCCCTTCCCGGACATCGGACACCGGAAGGGCGGCGATGGGTGCGCAGCCGGACATCTTTGAGGACCTGCGCAAGGTAGGGGCGCTCAAACGCGGCCTGTTGGATCGCAAACCCTCGGACAACGCCCTGGGCAAGCACACCGACGTGCAGGCCTCTCGGGACACGGTCGGGGCCTGGCTGCGTGGGAAGCGCTTCCCCCAGCAGGTGGAACCGCTGCTGGGCGTCCTGGCGCAGATCCGCGCCGAGGCTGCCCGCCGGGATCTGCTGGATAACCCTGCGGACTCCGCCGACGACTGCACCGTCGCCGAGTTGATGGATCCCGACCGATGGCGCGCGTCCTGGGAGGCCGAACAGCGCCGCCGGATACAGGCCAACCAGGACTCCGCCCGACGCCAGAGCGCCCACGCGGCTCTGGAGAAGAACGAGCGGCGAGCCCGCCAGGCGGCTCTGGCTGACCGACCACGCCCAGTGGGCTCCTGGTCGGCGCAGCGCCTCGGAGTGCACCCGGCCATCCCAGGCCACTCCGCGGGGGCGCAGCAGAGCGACTTCGTTCTTCCCCGGTACGTGCCCCGTCCCCACGACGCCGAATTGCGCGCCCACCTGACCGCCGCGGCGGCCGAGGGGGCGCGGCCGCAGATGGTGGTGGTGCGAGGAGCATCATGCACCGGCAAGACCCGCACTGCCTACGAAGCCGTGACCGCAGCCGCGCCCAACGACTTCGATCTGCTCTTTCCCGCCGACGCCGAGGGGCTACTCGCGGCCTTGGCTGCTGACGCGGTGGGACCGCGCACCGTACTGTGGCTCAACGAAGCCCAGGAATACCTGGACGGGCCCGTAGGTGAGGCGGTCGCAGCCGCACTGCTGCGCCGCTTGGACGCTGCAGGTCCCCTCCTCGTGATCGCTACCTTGTGGCCCGAGCATGCCCAGGCCCTTACCCAGCGCCCTGCCCCGGGCACGGAGGACCAGCACAGCAACGCCCGGAAACTACTCAGCCAGGCCCGCTACATCAATGTCCCCGGATCTTTCGCTGAGCACCTGAGCGTGGCGCGTGAAGTAGCCCACCACGATTCGTCCCTGGCCGAAGCGGTGGAGAGCGGTGCAGCTGATCTCACCCAGGTGCTGGCCGCCGGCCCGGATCTGGTCGATCACTACGAGCACCCGGCCGGGCAACATGGTGTCTACGGCCAGGCGTTGATCAGCGCTGCCATGGACGCCTACCGCCTGGGTGTGACGGGGCCGCTGACATTGGACTTTCTCCAGGCGGCGGCTCCCGGTTACCTCACCGACATCGAACGCGGTGGCGCCGCCCCAGACTGGTTCGCTGGCGCTCTGGCCTACGCCTGCACGCTGGTCAAGGACACGGCCCGGCCCCTGCAGAATGTGCCCCGCTCCACGGGGATGGGGGCGCTTCCGAATGTGGTGCTCCTGACCGATTTCCTCCGGCAGCACGGTCGCCGCAGTCGCCACACCCTGTGTCCTCCCACGTCTTTTTGGGACGCGGCTATGGCCCACATGAGCGACCCGGCCGACCTCAACAGGCTGGCCCGCGCTGCCAAGTCGCGATGCCGGTACCGCCACAGCGCCCGGCTGTCCTGTGCCTCCATTGAGGCCGGGAACGTCGGAGCCACAGCGGATCTGGCCCTGTTGCGGCTGAAGGCGGGGGACCGGGAGGGGGCGGAGGGGCTTCTCCAGAGCGCTGCCGAAGCCGGGAACACCAGAGCCCTGACGGCACTGGCCCGGTTGTGGGAAAAGGCAGGGAACCGGGAGGGGGCCGAGCGACTGCTCCAGA is a window of Nocardiopsis changdeensis DNA encoding:
- a CDS encoding ArsR/SmtB family transcription factor, with the translated sequence MTTTAAPHRSAEHTRALILAALTHTSGPVTVSALAEETGLGTSTLSKHLNTLGKEKKAVRTQGGREGNKRLPDTWHAAPAPAPASPQETAKSAPATSSPEDPAPSQTKAEKDSPAPGNGDLPRKAATAEPATSEAVFIEVGAPNPVSGSPRLAPGELKVMVKALLDTSPEEEFTATEISHLLGGRSIGAIQNNLARLAKEGRAAQTGDKPRRYRSAKTGS
- a CDS encoding tetratricopeptide repeat protein; the encoded protein is MAADSRRLIVSGGPPSRTSDTGRAAMGAQPDIFEDLRKVGALKRGLLDRKPSDNALGKHTDVQASRDTVGAWLRGKRFPQQVEPLLGVLAQIRAEAARRDLLDNPADSADDCTVAELMDPDRWRASWEAEQRRRIQANQDSARRQSAHAALEKNERRARQAALADRPRPVGSWSAQRLGVHPAIPGHSAGAQQSDFVLPRYVPRPHDAELRAHLTAAAAEGARPQMVVVRGASCTGKTRTAYEAVTAAAPNDFDLLFPADAEGLLAALAADAVGPRTVLWLNEAQEYLDGPVGEAVAAALLRRLDAAGPLLVIATLWPEHAQALTQRPAPGTEDQHSNARKLLSQARYINVPGSFAEHLSVAREVAHHDSSLAEAVESGAADLTQVLAAGPDLVDHYEHPAGQHGVYGQALISAAMDAYRLGVTGPLTLDFLQAAAPGYLTDIERGGAAPDWFAGALAYACTLVKDTARPLQNVPRSTGMGALPNVVLLTDFLRQHGRRSRHTLCPPTSFWDAAMAHMSDPADLNRLARAAKSRCRYRHSARLSCASIEAGNVGATADLALLRLKAGDREGAEGLLQSAAEAGNTRALTALARLWEKAGNREGAERLLQSVAEAGDPLVLMHLSRLREEAGDREGSEQLLKRAAEAGTFDVVTELVWTWEQAEGWEVVEQFALQALDLENTLITQLAQLMEGAGDQALGSGEPFTLTVRARLREAAGDREEAERLLKSAVEAGEPLALTRLALLLEETGKHQEAELYAHLALGVGDPLSLTQLALRLEESGDREGAERLLKSVAEAGHTRALTELARLREEAGEHEAAEQFTLQALNAGRTSALAALARLRGGSPKAYQRYGLKPDGALAESWEWPEPRTV
- a CDS encoding helix-turn-helix domain-containing protein, which produces MNRTVPVLAEVGALPVWVTPAHAGRLLGMSRTTVYRHLNHGTFPVPVYKVGRHWRIPTAGLLVFLGLSTTCGCGARTTTPEENEDR
- a CDS encoding DNA methyltransferase: MSTSGRSVWETGQQQAARQRGNRYSRLSLEHPARMLPAIAAHAIATYTRPGDVVLDPMCGIGTTLVEAAHQDRRAVGIELEPKWASIARLNLETAAVQGATGSGEVHTGDAAEIAARLAKTALAGRVRLVITSPPYGSMTHGQVRSRRDGADTVEKTAYTYSRDRDRRAANLAYQRPQALADSFARIMAACRDLLAPDGVVVVTTRPFRKDGKLIDFPGQITQACQEAGLVQIDRCAALLCAVRDGEVVGRTSFFQLVEVRRLRKGGVPVHVVQHEDALVFTNPSTQKNKEREVRAA
- a CDS encoding tyrosine-type recombinase/integrase → MRCAHHYPGGERGPVSTVREGSTFKRCTCRHPDTHTPVGARCPKLRRRNGTWSSTHGRWGYQIELPPTADGKRRQARKVGLASQEDALTELAHIKILLETAHGDEPETLVRVADLIQTALRARTPLPNVEEVRRRINLGVDVRTTVPTVAEWLTEWLKGKPGLAEGTRSSYAGHLRNHLIPHLGQLALNKLQARHVEAMFATIEENNEHVLECRESSDPQVRAQVKGKRVTSLSTKHRIRATLRSALSDAVRSPELPITVNVASHARLPSCPRKKPLVWTTDRVTKWHKDGTVPGEVMVWTPDQTTAFLTHARKYPWLYALFHLIAIKGLRRGEAVGLPWRNVRLTDGQVDITTQIVQVGWKTITSTPKSDAGSRTITLDATTVRVLKRWRRHQLETKLAAGKDWVNSGLVFTRENGEGWHPAEVTDWFNRIGRAADLPPIGLHGLRHGAASTALAAGVDVKVVSAELGHATTHFTQDTYQTVFPDVAKAAAEATAAMFTANRAPATR